TAAAATTGGATTTTTGAATGTTCAATTGTAGGCTCACTATGAGGAAGAGATGTAAGGCTACAAAGTTGCTCATGAACTTGATTCTAGGAAGCAATCCTTCAGCAGCCAATCATCCAGGTAAGGGAAGACTAAAATATCTTTCCTGTGGAGCTATGCTGTTACTACTAATACGATCTCTGAAAAGGCCCTTGAGACAGATGACATGTCAAAAGGGAGCACGCTGTACTGAAAGTGTTCCAGGCTAACAAGAAAAGATAGGAATTGTTTGAGAGGTGGGTAGATTGCAACATGGAAGTATGAATTCTGAAGGTCAAAGGCAGAGAACCAATCTTCTTGATCTATTGATGGAATTTTCACGGCAAGTGACACCATTTTGAATTTGGGGCTTAAGTGTTGAGTAGCCTCAAATCTAGGCTGGATCACCAACCATCATTCCTTTTTAGTACAAGGAAGTACCTTGAATAAAAATAACCTTCCAGGAAAGGAGGATAGAGGAGCACCACAggaacacacatctcaaagaaccactgttactgcacaaggtaacttctCCTTTGAGTGGTGTCTTTGTGAATGTTCCACTCAGGTGACCATAGAGCAATATCTGCAGAAGACAGTGGTGGGCTTTGGAGCCATGCCTTAGAGGTAGCAAGTAGAGCGAGGCCCACAGATGTAGCTGGAATTGGGCCCTGTTGTAATGCACAGTGTTGTGCAAAGGTATGATGGGAGGACCAACTAGCCACCCTGCAGATGTCCAAGAGGGAAACATTACGGATTAAGGCCATAGATGTTGCCAGTGCTTGGGTTGAATGTGCCGTGATCCTTGGGGATGGGCACTTGTTGCGAAACTTGTAGCCAGTATGGACACAGGATGATATGCATTTAGATATTCACGGTGCTGACACTGCCGACCCCTTAGAGGGCTCAGTGGTATAGAGATAAAAAGTCTAGTGAATGTCCAGAATTGTCTTGTTCTGTGCAGATAAAATGCCACAGCTTGCCATACATCCAGGTCACACTGTTGAGGAGCTCTGTCTTCTGCCAATGACATGAAAAGGAATGGAGGGACTTGCGCCGCACACGCAGCTAACGGACACAACACCACAAGGCAACAACTACACATGCATGCCGTGGGAAAGCACTGGTAGGGGAAAATCCTCCAATCACTGACACAAAGACGCACCAACGCAtgagtggaacacccacagggactcGAATGAGAACAAATAATTTATAGATTGGGTTTAGTAAACTTCCTCCTGAGTCGTGAGTCAAGTTTTCAACCCAAAGGCTGTTAGAGCTATATTTAGGATTACACCTTGACATTGTATAACGTTCAATGATGCTGGGTACTTGCACCACTAATTGAGCTCACACTGAATTTTTTAATTCTATATGCAGTAGCTGTGGATATTCTAATTATCCATATACAGGTATAATTCTATTTTAAATCAAACTCTTGAATTCAATGTGTAAACCTATTATGTTCAATTTCATTAACTTACTTTATGTTTGTTGAGAAGTAAATAAAAGGCCTGATTTTACCTTTTTAATCTATTCATTATTTTGCATATCAGTGTCACGACCACTTCCGTTTGTCACTTTCTGAACTAAACCATCCCAATCTTTTAAATGGCTTCTTGTATGGAAGTAATTCCATGCCTCTGATCACTTCCATCATCCATTTCTGAAATATTTACCCTTCTTCAGTGAAGACAAAAGTATCTAAACTTTATTTTGTGTATGAGTTGAAAGTATATTGTATCCAAACAAAGTAAAAATATTTGAAGAAATGGGACAAGTATTCAGACACTTAAAACTCATAGCTACAGCTTTAAAATCAGTAAGTGAAACATTTATATAAGCTTATAAAAACAATGAGTTCTGTgggaccttagagactaacaagttaGAGCAAAAGTTTATGCTCTAACAAATCTAtcagtttctaaggtgccacaggactcctcatacttttgcagatgcagacgaACTTTTTGTGTGGGTGTATGTATTTTAATTGTGTGTTTAATAAAATTTATGGCTTCTCAAAGATCCTAAAGCCATCTGAGAATCCTGTCATCCTCAAATCTTATAGGCTTCAGTCTAGTTTAAATGGCTTCAAGTAACAGTTTTCACCACTTTCTTTGCTATTCCATGgtagtacagattggacctccctggtccagcatccttgggacccaaccagtcctggatgagggattttgctggaccagggctgGTCATTTCTGGCTCCGTCTGCCAGTCCCCTCCAGCTCTGGCCCAATCACTGCCCTCGCAGCTGGCTCCCCCCTCTTACTGGCCCCGCTGCCCTGTCAGCTCTCACTGCTCTGctaggcagccccactgcctctgctcACTTGGCTCCCACTGCTGTGCCAGGCAGCTTTGCTGTCTGTGCATGCACTAGGCTCCTGTTCCAGCGCCCAACAGCCCCATTGTCTCCGTGCACCAGGTTTCCACTGCAGAGCCTGGCTCCTACTTCTGTTCtgagcagccctgcagcctctgccgCACATGGGGctctcacagccctgccaggaagcTCTGCTGCTCTGCCAGCCTGCAGTGCTCCTGGGCGCTAGCCCTCCAATAGGACTTTCTGGTTCTGGAACATTCATGGTCCTAATGGACCACacatgttgctggatcagagagtcccagttaagagagtttcaacctgtaggtATTTCTAGATAGTGGCAGTAAATGTTATTCTATTATTTCAAGTAAAACTCCCTACACAAATTTCATTTTATTCCCCACCCCGTTTCTAACATCTAAGTCCCTTACTactgaaacagaaatatttattacaCCTTCTAATTTAAAATTACAGTACCTGTAATTGTAGTTAGTGCATAATTCCTGATTCTAAAAGCACATAAACAAAGATGTATAaaactaggaaaaacttccaataAAACAATGCCAATTTAGCAGTATTTATTGTAAAATTATCCATTGAGGCAATAGCACTCAAAAAATAGCTTTACTTGCTTTCTAATCAAATATTTATGGTACTGAAATATGAACTGATTAAATGTTGtgtatataaatatatgtattttctTTTAGTGTGCATTAGGAAATTCAACATCATTAAATGGATAGTGACTTAACAGAAAAATCTCAATTATTCCTCTTATGGCAAATTGGATGCTAATATATTAGTATGTATGATCTGTAGCATTTGGACCCCAACATTTGTTTcttacaatgaaaatattttattaaatgttgtATTAATGTATGTTTGCAATTGTACTGCTTCCTGCAAAAGTGCAATTCATTCCAGGTCCTAATAAGTAAATTCACACCTGCATAATTTCAGTACCATGAAAAGGATTTTAATAGACTGGGCAGCAATTTTCCATTCTGTTAAAAATTCTACAAAAGATATACATTTGCTGTAAAATCAAAATGGCTGGAAACAAGATGTGGAACCATTCCCAATTTTTCAATTGTACATATGAAcataggggggaaaaaaggggtggggaggattGGGAAATCCAGGAATAGAATTACAACTAAATAAGCTGTAATATATATTCAGTATATATTGTAATCAGTGAAAATTGTTTGCGTACTTCATAGGAGAATTTGGATACAGTCTGCAAATAAAATTTGAGTATTATAAAAATATTCATAGTCTATTTCATAAGTTTAACTCTGTCCTTTAAAACCTTGAATTTGGGATTGTTGTTCACTTTCTTATTAAATATGACCAGAAGATCCTCTTGTGATTTATGATATTCACCAACTACTGCATGAAACTGAGCTAAAACCtacataaaaaaaacaaaacaaaatagttcaaattaacaggaaatatttcacttttttaCATAAACATTTCACACTAAACGGCATACATATTTTGTATCAATTCAATGATATCATTTAACTTAAATCCAACAAGAAATCTTTCAATACCTATAACTCAGAGCTGAAATTGCAGACTTCAATATGTCCTTACATGGTGTTTTGCAGGGTTGGGAGGGAAGGACCTCcctaaatataaatttaaatcACAGAATAAATTTCAtaaatcaattttttttgaaTCTTTATATGATTTactatttaaccagttaacattcaACACGATATGACATATATTTCAAAGTCTTTGTTTATGAAGAATAGTTGTATATTTTCAcataagtaattaaaaaaaagactatTGCATAAACTAAAAGgggttttaaaaactgaaattctACTGTACCTTTTTTCTtagttttttaattgaaatttcaTGGTTTGGGGCTTGCTTCAGAACAGCTTTGATAGTTCCCTTCCAGTTGAATTTACCTGTAATATTGTTGAAAACATAATGGTATTatatattttctgtatttctaGGTTATCTTTTCATCTTCTGTTCTAACTAAAACTGTTCACACAACCATTGTCCGGTTCCTTTATTCTTGGCTGATTATTGTATCCACAACACTATCACTACCCTGGCACAAAGATCAAGTTGTTCCTCAGGTTAGTTACTGTAACTAACAGTAATGGAGTGTACAGTCCCATGCTAGCCTGGCAACCAAGAAGTTAACACAGAAACCAACAGCCAGTGTGaggctgccaaaaaaaaaaaagagccaagGAGAATGGCCAGCAAAAATGAATGAACAAACCAAGGGAAACTAATTATCAGGCTCAAATGAATAGCTGCACTTAGTTATGTGTTATGAAATGACTCATTATCTTACTAAAGTACAGATGTCTAAACTTCCACTGTGTTTGAGGATACCTTTATCTGCATCCCCACTTTCTTCAGTTTCAATGGCTGCATCCCCActttcttcattttctgttgCCACAGATGATTTTGTGTATTTCATTCTTTTTGTTACTGTGTTGGGTTCTTCTGGAAAAGAAGTGATCAGAAATAAATTTAAtgaggaaaaaatattaaaattttaattactaaaatttattataaataaaaGTTTCTATTCTTGGCATTGGAGTTTGTTGTAAGATTTTTCCAGGTTTCTGGAATTAGGTGAAACTGGAATGTTTTATTTTAAGTTGCATTatataccctccccccccccttttttttttgtacttacAAGTGTATTTAAAAGTTAAAGAGGTTCCACCAAAGCAAGTTACTgagttttcaagaaaaaaaaccaaaacacaactTATCTTGCATGGAATATGAGCTAAATATATACCTTCTGCATGTTtacgtttttgtttttttgtattggtttgtttttcttccttatAATGGCCATTTCCATTTATTTCCAGATGAGATGTATTAGTCTTCTCatgctttctcttttttttcctttcctcattATTACAGTTGGAAGTTTCCTCATTTTCATCCTCAGCACATCCCTTTTTTTTCTTAGGCTTTTTGCCTTGTTTAGTTTCAGAGTTCTCTCGTAGGCTTTCTAATTTCACTTCTTTTTTCTCTGTCTTTCTATTCTTTTGTCTTTCTTCTTTTCGTTCTCTTTTACTCTTTTTTCTCTCAAGTTTATCAGCTGTCACTTCATTTTTTTCTGTGGACAATGGGTTTACTTCACTTTTTACAGGCTGGCTTTCTATTTTCTGCAGTGgtttctctagttcttttttgctTGGCCCCTTTTGTTGAAAGAAAATAATATTATAATAGAAATATCTTTCACATACTTCCATTATTTATGCAGGAGATATTATGCTCATAAAATAAAGTCTATCAGTTATTAAAGAATAGCATTAGTTTGTGGAGACAATGCATGTCAATTGAAGAGCAAGGCATTGTAGTCCGACTGCCCCATCTCAGATTTTATTTTACAATCCAAGCATGCTTTTGTTATTCCACTTAATTTTGTTTAGGAGGATGAAGTGGACattaatttattaattaaaaaaattccaACATGATAAACTTAATTTTTTCAATACAACAGAAAAATTTCCACGCAGATCTGAGTGCGATGAACGTCACACAAGCacaaacagcacagaacaatgagGCAAGTCCAGGAAAAGGATAGTTGCTAAATTACAACACAATAGTGAACAGGTAAAGAATGAGACACAGAAGGTGTTGGCAACAGCTAAGCAAATCAGAATATTAAACAGAAATTAGAAGCATCCGGCTAACAGTTACaagttctttttaaaaactgttatgAGCTTCTGGTTACAATTCCATAAGCAAGGCTGAGTTCCACTCAAGCATGGATTCACCACTGTATTTTGTATGAAAACTAGAGCTCATCTTCTTTAAACACACAGCATTTTCACTCAGAATAACAAAATTTACTACTACCCTGCAGTGGTATCACAAAAGGGAAAAATATGAAGAAATATCTGGAACCATGAACAGTAAAATGCCTTAATCATAATCTGACAGTTATTGCATGACATCACTAACAAAGTTAAAGTTCCTTAAAATGTCTGGATATCTTTTGACTCTGAATTTCCTGGATTTAGAACACTTGGTTGGGAGACAGTTCAGGAATATGTAGTTAAGTTATGGATATTTTAAACCTTAAATTCATCTTAATGAAGCTGCGTGTCTGGGAACAGAATTATTAAtcttaaaaatacattaaatattatttatatttaacaGAATTGCTCTTTCAATAGAAATATCCAATTTTAAAGTTGTGCTTATGAAATGAGTTAATAAAATACACTCCAATGGATGGGTAATG
Above is a window of Pelodiscus sinensis isolate JC-2024 chromosome 5, ASM4963464v1, whole genome shotgun sequence DNA encoding:
- the LYAR gene encoding cell growth-regulating nucleolar protein isoform X2 yields the protein MVVFTCSACGDSVKKGQVEKHVNICRNCQCLSCMDCGKDFWGDDYKSHVKCLSEDQKYGGKGYEAKSNKGDVKQQEWIQKIHEVIKKPNISPKLRNILEQMLNYDNIPRKKGKFQNWMVNNMNIGNCALQDQVWDIFSEVISNGPSKKELEKPLQKIESQPVKSEVNPLSTEKNEVTADKLERKKSKRERKEERQKNRKTEKKEVKLESLRENSETKQGKKPKKKKGCAEDENEETSNCNNEERKKKRKHEKTNTSHLEINGNGHYKEEKQTNTKKQKRKHAEEPNTVTKRMKYTKSSVATENEESGDAAIETEESGDADKGKFNWKGTIKAVLKQAPNHEISIKKLRKKVLAQFHAVVGEYHKSQEDLLVIFNKKVNNNPKFKVLKDRVKLMK
- the LYAR gene encoding cell growth-regulating nucleolar protein isoform X1; protein product: MVVFTCSACGDSVKKGQVEKHVNICRNCQCLSCMDCGKDFWGDDYKSHVKCLSEDQKYGGKGYEAKSNKGDVKQQEWIQKIHEVIKKPNISPKLRNILEQMLNYDNIPRKKGKFQNWMVNNMNIGNCALQDQVWDIFSEVISNGPSKKELEKPLQKIESQPVKSEVNPLSTEKNEVTADKLERKKSKRERKEERQKNRKTEKKEVKLESLRENSETKQGKKPKKKKGCAEDENEETSNCNNEERKKKRKHEKTNTSHLEINGNGHYKEEKQTNTKKQKRKHAEEEPNTVTKRMKYTKSSVATENEESGDAAIETEESGDADKGKFNWKGTIKAVLKQAPNHEISIKKLRKKVLAQFHAVVGEYHKSQEDLLVIFNKKVNNNPKFKVLKDRVKLMK
- the LYAR gene encoding cell growth-regulating nucleolar protein isoform X3 — encoded protein: MVVFTCSACGDSVKKGQVEKHVNICRNCQCLSCMDCGKDFWGDDYKSHVKCLSEDQKYGGKGYEAKSNKGDVKQQEWIQKIHEVIKKPNISPKLRNILEQMLNYDNIPRKKGKFQNWMVNNMNIGNCALQDQVWDIFSEVISNGPSKKELEKPLQKIESQPVKSEVNPLSTEKNEVTADKLERKKSKRERKEERQKNRKTEKKEVKLESLRENSETKQGKKPKKKKGCAEDENEETSNCNNEERKKKRKHEKTNTSHLEINGNGHYKEEKQTNTKKQKRKHAEEEPNTVTKRMKYTKSSVATENEESGDAAIETEESGDADKGKFNWKGTIKAVLKQAPNHEISIKKLRKKGGPSLPTLQNTM